The following proteins come from a genomic window of Nycticebus coucang isolate mNycCou1 chromosome 11, mNycCou1.pri, whole genome shotgun sequence:
- the GGCT gene encoding gamma-glutamylcyclotransferase isoform X2: MANSGCEDGRGLEETFLYFAYGSNLLTERIHLRNPSATFYCVARLQDFKLDFGNSQGKTSQTWHGGIATIFQSPGDEVWGVVWKMNKSNLNSLDDWRKKSHTAFQNQGNYSHENKTRLWDRDSNISFQKSKLSLKFRARVESGTISRLFAWAQKKMVCHWSIKRS; the protein is encoded by the exons ATGGCGAACTCGGGCTGCGAGGACGGCCGGGGTCTGGAGGAGACTTTTTTGTACTTCGCCTACGGCAGCAACCTGCTGACGGAGAGGATCCACCTCCGGAACCCCTCGGCCACGTTCTACTGCGTGGCCCGCCTGCAG GATTTTAAACTTGACTTTGGCAATTCCCAAGGCAAAACAAGTCAAACTTGGCATGGAGGTATAGCCACCATTTTTCAAAGTCCTGGCGATGAAGTGTGGGGAGTAGTATggaaaatgaacaaaagcaatTTAAATTCTCTGGATGA ttggag aaagaaaagtcacACTGCCTTTCAGAATCAGGGAAACTACTCCCATgagaacaagacaaggttgtggGATAGGGACTCCAACATCTCTTTTCAGAAATCCAAACTTAG TCTAAAATTCAGAGCAAGAGTAGAATCTGGGA cCATTTCTAGGTTATTTGCATGGGCGCAAAAGAAAATGGTTTGCCACTGGAGTATCAAGAGAAGTTAA
- the GGCT gene encoding gamma-glutamylcyclotransferase isoform X3 gives MANSGCEDGRGLEETFLYFAYGSNLLTERIHLRNPSATFYCVARLQDFKLDFGNSQGKTSQTWHGGIATIFQSPGDEVWGVVWKMNKSNLNSLDELFAWAQKKMVCHWSIKRS, from the exons ATGGCGAACTCGGGCTGCGAGGACGGCCGGGGTCTGGAGGAGACTTTTTTGTACTTCGCCTACGGCAGCAACCTGCTGACGGAGAGGATCCACCTCCGGAACCCCTCGGCCACGTTCTACTGCGTGGCCCGCCTGCAG GATTTTAAACTTGACTTTGGCAATTCCCAAGGCAAAACAAGTCAAACTTGGCATGGAGGTATAGCCACCATTTTTCAAAGTCCTGGCGATGAAGTGTGGGGAGTAGTATggaaaatgaacaaaagcaatTTAAATTCTCTGGATGA GTTATTTGCATGGGCGCAAAAGAAAATGGTTTGCCACTGGAGTATCAAGAGAAGTTAA
- the GGCT gene encoding gamma-glutamylcyclotransferase isoform X1: MANSGCEDGRGLEETFLYFAYGSNLLTERIHLRNPSATFYCVARLQDFKLDFGNSQGKTSQTWHGGIATIFQSPGDEVWGVVWKMNKSNLNSLDEQEGVKSGIYVVIEVKVLTQEGRTITCRSYLMTNYKRAPPSPQYKKVICMGAKENGLPLEYQEKLKAIEPNNYKGKVSEEIEDIIKRGETQTH; the protein is encoded by the exons ATGGCGAACTCGGGCTGCGAGGACGGCCGGGGTCTGGAGGAGACTTTTTTGTACTTCGCCTACGGCAGCAACCTGCTGACGGAGAGGATCCACCTCCGGAACCCCTCGGCCACGTTCTACTGCGTGGCCCGCCTGCAG GATTTTAAACTTGACTTTGGCAATTCCCAAGGCAAAACAAGTCAAACTTGGCATGGAGGTATAGCCACCATTTTTCAAAGTCCTGGCGATGAAGTGTGGGGAGTAGTATggaaaatgaacaaaagcaatTTAAATTCTCTGGATGA GCAAGAAGGGGTTAAAAGTGGAATATATGTTGTAATAGAAGTTAAAGTTTTAACTCAAGAAGGAAGAACAATAACCTGTCGAAGTTATCTGATGACGAATTATAAGCGTGCTCCCCCATCACCACAGTATAAAAAG GTTATTTGCATGGGCGCAAAAGAAAATGGTTTGCCACTGGAGTATCAAGAGAAGTTAAAAGCAATAGAGCCAAATAACTATAAAGGAAAGGTCTcagaagaaatagaagatattatCAAAAGGGGGGAAACACAAACTCATTAG